The proteins below come from a single Vitis vinifera cultivar Pinot Noir 40024 chromosome 9, ASM3070453v1 genomic window:
- the LOC100242914 gene encoding transcription repressor OFP14 translates to MLLSTSFLAIKPPLLRCFQKTLSRQTSRREKMPRKIQKSLQDYLSKLKKPTPHIQLSANNALSASINRMLLGCKYPKTLIDVDRDQTNSRGSDHGHAATLSDIDRFLFENFRSLYQKNDDDDDDDDDTKKREEEEEEEEEEKPGGVLFESPRIMDPTSNICSCHRFFTTPCSSSSLMEDARASLAVSSEGIASSYATSSTSTVDCSSSSSNDIKEVLAPHDCIAVLTNSPNPYVDFRLSMQEMIEARLHSHEKVDWDFMEDLLFCYLNLNDKDSHKYILQAFVDLICVLRQKTDKVSMNARGEGEWRRE, encoded by the coding sequence atgtTACTTTCCACATCTTTTTTAGCTATTAAACCACCCCTTCTCCGTTGTTTTCAAAAGACTCTTTCTCGCCAAACAAGCAGAAGAGAGAAAATGCCTAGGAAAATTCAGAAGTCCcttcaagattacctctccaagcTCAAAAAGCCCACCCCACATATCCAATTGTCTGCTAATAATGCTCTCTCGGCGTCGATAAATCGAATGCTATTAGGGTGTAAATACCCTAAAACGTTAATCGATGTTGATCGTGATCAAACAAACAGTCGTGGATCAGATCATGGCCATGCTGCCACACTCTCCGACATCGATCGCTTTCTTTTTGAGAATTTCAGGTCACTCTATCagaaaaatgatgatgatgatgatgatgatgatgataccAAGAAgcgagaagaagaagaagaagaagaagaagaagaaaaaccaggTGGGGTTTTGTTTGAATCACCGAGGATTATGGATCCTACATCGAATATTTGCAGCTGCCACAGATTTTTCACAACTCCTTGTTCTTCAAGTTCATTAATGGAGGATGCTAGGGCAAGCCTAGCAGTATCATCAGAGGGCATTGCCTCTAGCTATGCAACCAGTAGTACCAGTACTGTTGattgttcttcatcttcttccaatGATATTAAGGAAGTTTTAGCTCCCCATGACTGCATTGCAGTGTTGACGAATTCTCCGAATCCATACGTCGATTTTCGACTCTCCATGCAGGAGATGATCGAAGCCCGATTGCACAGCCATGAAAAGGTTGATTGGGATTTCATGGAGGATCTTCTCTTCTGTTACTTGAACCTCAACGATAAGGACTCGCACAAGTATATTTTACAGGCTTTTGTAGACCTAATCTGCGTTTTACGCCAAAAAACCGACAAAGTTTCGATGAATGCTCGAGGAGAAGGAGAATGGAGAAGGGAATGA
- the LOC100258307 gene encoding uncharacterized protein LOC100258307, protein MASSKSKSKPKPKPQPQPQPQPQSQLPPQTHPQLPYYTPVPSHPASERNYVVLPLYIPLLHRRCNRFRLLTAASVLLLVASTFVLWPSDPDVSIVRLRLRRIAVHTFPRLSLDVSMSLMVKVRNVDLYSMNYRSLHVAIEYRGKELGNVTSEEGHVRARGSSLVDASLELNGVAVLSDVIFVLEDLAKGTIPIDTVTEVRGSMGFLFFQLPLRTKVSCQVYVNTNTQKVLHQNCYPE, encoded by the exons ATGGCCTCCTCCAAGTCCAAATCCAAGCCGAAGCCGAAGCCCCAACCCCAACCCCAACCTCAACCCCAGTCCCAGCTCCCACCACAAACCCACCCCCAGCTCCCATACTACACCCCAGTCCCTTCCCACCCGGCTTCTGAGCGAAACTACGTCGTTTTGCCCCTTTACATCCCCCTCCTTCACCGCCGCTGCAACAGGTTCCGCCTACTCACCGCCGCCTCCGTCCTCCTCCTTGTGGCCTCCACCTTCGTCCTGTGGCCATCCGACCCCGACGTCAGTATCGTCCGCCTCCGGCTTAGACGAATCGCAGTCCACACCTTTCCGCGGCTGTCGCTGGACGTGTCCATGTCCTTGATGGTGAAGGTGAGGAACGTGGACCTCTACTCCATGAATTACCGGTCGCTACACGTGGCGATAGAGTATAGGGGGAAGGAGCTGGGGAATGTGACTTCGGAGGAGGGGCACGTGAGGGCTAGGGGATCCTCGTTGGTGGACGCGTCGCTGGAGCTGAACGGAGTGGCGGTCTTGTCTGACGTCATATTCGTGTTAGAAGATCTGGCAAAGGGTACGATCCCTATTGATACGGTGACTGAGGTTCGTGGAAGCATGGGCTTCCTCTTCTTCCAACTTCCTTTGCGG ACAAAAGTATCATGCCAGGTTTATGTAAATACAAACACTCAGAAGGTCCTCCATCAAAATTGTTACCCTGAG TGA
- the LOC104880241 gene encoding uncharacterized protein LOC104880241 gives MEISSREARRKKIMERESDRLALITGRIQSLPASHSTSSQQPRHCHTASTPSFPFQDYITASPDGEHSDALGSRGNAVGKVEHPLRKCETSVEFNRRPPLQVRAHMQPVLVTSMVKGPSSEPPGSDSSLFTPKQISSCIMASENTRAISSAMIALLVVLSYIDYTMFGRNIVSSESVITSRPLYMLLLTDVTIVLGRLVLEKRRGFVKVEGGERAMFQEDAQTWAGAVKVLETGLVVHQSIRAIFIDCSIYAVLVVCGLSLL, from the exons ATGGAGATAAGCAGCAGGGAAGCCCGAAGAAAAAAGATCATGGAGAGAGAATCGGACCGATTGGCTTTGATCACGGGTCGGATTCAAAGCCTGCCTGCCTCACATTCAACATCCAGCCAACAACCACGTCATTGCCACACTGCTTCAACCCCATCATTCCCCTTCCAGGATTATATCACTG CTAGTCCTGATGGTGAACACAGTGATGCCTTGGGTTCAAGAGGAAATGCTGTTGGCAAGGTAGAACATCCGTTGCGCAAGTGCGAGACGAGTGTAGAATTTAACCGACGTCCTCCTCTGCAAGTCAGGGCCCATATGCAGCCAGTGTTGGTCACTTCCATGGTCAAAGGACCATCTTCAGAACCTCCGGGCTCTGATTCAAGTTTATTCACCCCTAAACAAATAAGTTCCTGCATCATGGCCTCGGAGAATACTCGAGCCATTTCTTCAGCCATGATAGCCCTTCTGGTAGTTCTATCTTATATTGATTATACAATGTTTGGAAGAAACATTGTAAGTTCAGAGAGCGTTATAACCTCAAGGCCTCTTTACATGCTCCTGCTAACTGATGTAACAATTGTGCTGGGACGCCTAGTTCTTGAAAAGCGAAGGGGTTTTGTGAAGGTTGAAGGAGGAGAAAGAGCAATGTTCCAAGAAGATGCACAGACATGGGCAGGAGCAGTGAAGGTCTTGGAGACAGGCTTAGTGGTGCACCAGTCCATCCGTGCAATCTTCATTGATTGCAGCATCTATGCAGTTCTTGTCGTGTGTGGCCTATCTCTACTGTAG
- the LOC100265202 gene encoding regulator of telomere elongation helicase 1 homolog isoform X2: MCRPKMVVLGSREQLCIHEEVSLLRGRAQTNACHSLCRKRTKKGYCGHYSRVSDFMKYNPGLGDDPIDIEDLVNIGRSNGPCPYYVSRELHKVVDILFAPYNYLIDRGNRKSLSVCWNNSILIFDEAHNLEGLCADAASFDLPSWLLTACISEAKNCVDLSISRREIEKANDKSCNPDNFAILRALLLKLEKQIAEVPIESKELGFTRPGPYIYELLADLNITHKTATMLIDIIEEAALLLEEDAKGVAQKTKSTICRLETMSDILKIIFRDGGNAHAKFYRVHVQEVEANAADALKGKASRTLSWWCFNPGIAMQEFAVLGVSSIILTSGTLSPLESFAQELKLEFPVRLENPHVISSNQIWAGVVPAGPSGCSFNSSYRTRDSLEYKQELGNAIVNFARIVPDGLLVFFPSYYILEQCVGCWKNKSHANSTNSSTIWERICKHKQPVIEPRQSSLFPSSIEDYMNKLKDSSMSGAVFFAVCRGKVSEGLDFADHAGRAVVITGIPFAMRTDPKVRLKREFLDQRGLSQKEGCKVLTGEEWYTQQASRAVNQAVGRVIRHCHDFGAIIFCDERFAHPNRQSQISLWIQPHIKCYSKFGDVVFTLTRFFRDAGTHGPPQLKSRAEDRGDVNEMKIAKPLERSYEENSLTPLTISMDKDKFVKPLSSVLEAKRGNFSSQLGGVLPANRSSLTPYEQNQSLTLSSPSDLFSKKKSLLIPGRKIMQCSNSEMPYSFNSSLLGEKPSKEEVLVTCTAKKRRIAKLDPDAMQNFEMSHHHPFMVKNAQSNDHLANHSVKHDNSQLPDGTNRETQVGSAMLLEDDSPKKDAEFLSQKGKGVQSSPLPCSVKETRGSAFLIQVQEKLSTAEYKEFVGFMKALKSKAMKIGQVLESIARLFSGPERLPLLKRFKDYIPAKYQSLYQQYLKNNEETIDTEESFSS; encoded by the exons atTTCATGAAGTACAATCCTGGTCTTGGAGATGACCCTATTGACATAGAGGACTTGGTCAATATTGGAAGAAGCAATGGACC GTGTCCTTATTATGTATCACGAGAGCTTCATAAGGTTGTTGATATTTTATTCGCACCTTATAACTATCTCATTGATCGTGGCAACAGAAAATCTCTTAGCGTTTGTTGGAATAACAGCATACTCATATTTGATGAAGCTCACAACCTG GAAGGCTTGTGTGCAGATGCAGCCTCTTTTGACTTGCCTTCTTGGCTTTTGACAGCTTGCATTTCTGAAGCAAAAAATTGTGTTGACCTTTCTATATCAAGGAGGGAAATTGAAAAAGCAAATGATAAATCATGTAATCCAGATAATTTTGCTATTCTTAGAG CACTTCTTTTGAAGCTTGAGAAGCAGATTGCTGAAGTGCCTATTGAGTCCAAGGAACTGGGTTTTACTAGGCCTGGGCCTTATATCTATGAACTACTAGCTGATTTAAATATTACACACAAAACTGCCACCATGCTTATTGATATAATTGAGGAAGCTGCCTTGCTTCTTGAGGAAG ATGCAAAAGGAGTGGCCCAAAAGACAAAGAGTACCATCTGCAGGCTAGAGACCATGAGTGACATTCTTAAAATAATCTTCAGAGATGGTGGTAATGCTCATGCAAAATTCTATCGT GTTCATGTCCAGGAAGTTGAAGCAAATGCTGCAGATGCCTTAAAAG GTAAGGCATCCAGAACACTCAGCTGGTGGTGCTTCAATCCGGGAATTGCCATGCAGGAATTTGCTGTGCTCGGTGTTAGTTCTATCATTTTGACTTCTGGCACATTATCTCCCTTGGAATCATTTGCACAGGAACTGAAGTT AGAATTTCCTGTTCGGTTGGAAAATCCTCATGTTATATCCTCAAATCAAATATGGGCTGGAGTTGTACCAGCTGGTCCATCTGGTTGCTCCTTTAACTCTTCTTATCGGACTCGTGATTCTCTAGAATACAAGCAAGAGCTTGGGAATGCCATTG TCAATTTTGCTAGAATTGTACCCGATGGGCTGCTTGTATTTTTTCCATCTTACTACATCTTGGAGCAATGCGTTGGATGCTGGAAGAATAAA AGTCATGCCAACTCAACAAATTCTAGTACAATATGGGAACGAATTTGCAAACATAAGCAGCCCGTTATAGAACCTAGGCAATCTTcactttttccttcttcaatTGAG GATTACATGAACAAGTTAAAGGACAGCTCAATGTCTGGTGCAGTTTTTTTTGCCGTTTGTCGCGGCAAG GTAAGTGAAGGACTAGATTTTGCTGACCATGCTGGGAGAGCTGTGGTTATCACTGGTATACCATTTGCCATGAGGACTGATCCTAAG GTTCGTCTGAAACGTGAATTCTTGGATCAACGGGGTCTATCTCAAAAGGAAGGATGTAAG GTTTTGACAGGAGAAGAGTGGTACACTCAACAAGCATCACGAGCTGTGAATCAGGCTGTTGGCCGTGTAATCCGTCATTGTCATGATTTTGGAGCAATTATCTTTTGTGATGAAAG GTTTGCACATCCAAACCGTCAGTCTCAAATTTCACTCTGGATACAGCCTCATATCAAG TGTTACTCCAAATTTGGGGATGTAGTTTTTACATTAACCCGTTTTTTTCGAGATGCTGGAACTCATGGTCCTCCTCAGCTGAAGTCAAGAGCTGAAGACAGGG GGGATGTAAATGAGATGAAAATTGCCAAGCCCCTGGAAAGATCTTATGAAGAAAACTCTCTCACTCCTCTG ACTATTTCAatggataaagataaatttgtgaAGCCATTGTCTTCTGTACTTGAAGCTAAAAGAGGCAACTTTTCTAGTCAATTGGGAGGAGTTCTTCCTGCTAATCGTTCATCTCTGACTCCTTATGAGCAAAATCAGTCTTTAACATTGAGCAGTCCTAGTGATCTGTTCTCCAAAAAGAAATCATTGCTAATCCCTGGGAGGAAAATTATGCAATGTTCAAACAGTGAAATGCCTTATTCCTTTAATAGTTCTTTATTGGGTGAAAAACCAAGCAAAGAAGAAGTTTTAGTTACTTGTACTGCAAAGAAACGTAGAATAGCAAAACTTGATCCAGATGCGATGCAGAATTTTGAAATGTCCCATCATCATCCATTTATGGTAAAAAATGCACAATCAAATGACCATTTGGCCAATCATTCAGTGAAACATGATAATTCACAGTTGCCTGATGGCACAAACAGAGAGACCCAGGTTGGTTCAGCCATGCTTCTTGAAGATGATTCTCCAAAGAAGGATGCTGAGTTCCTCAGTCAGAAAGGCAAGGGTGTTCAGTCTAGTCCTTTGCCTTGCAGTGTTAAGGAAACAAGAGGATCTGCTTTTCTAATTCAG GTTCAAGAGAAACTCAGCACTGCTGAATATAAAGAATTTGTGGGTTTCATGAAGGCTCTGAAGTCCAAAGCAATGAAGATAGGCCAAGTTCTAGAATCCATTGCAAGATTATTTTCTGGGCCTGAGAGGCTGCCTCTTCTTAAAAG ATTCAAGGATTATATTCCTGCAAAGTATCAATCTCTATATCAgcaatatcttaaaaataatgaGGAAACAATTGACACCGAGGAATCCTTTTCTT CTTAA